TGCCGTCTGTGGTGGCAGGGACATCTCCAGGGACTGGGACATCTCCAGGGACTGTTGCATCTCCAGCGTCATCTGTGGTGGCAGTCGCATCTCCAGGGGCGGTGGCCCCTCCAGGGCCATTGGTGGTGGTGTCTCCAGGGACCGTGGGGGTGTGTCCATGGGCAGCCGTGGTGCTGATGTCTTCAGGGACTGTGCTATCCACAGGGGCAGCGCTGGTGGTGTCTCCAGGGACTGTAGCATCTCCaggcatggtggtggtggtgtctccgAGGACCGTGGGGGTGTCTCCATGGGCAGCAGTGGTGCCGATGACTCCAGGAACTGTGGTATCTTCAGGGGCAGTGGTGATGGTGGTGTCTTCAAGTCTGTCAGCAGAGTCATTGTCATATCCAGAGGCATCAGTGTCTCCAGATATGGTCGTGGTGGTGGTGTTTCCAGGGTCAGTGGGGGTGGTGATGACCCTAGGAACCGCAGAGTCTCCGGAATCAGCAGTGGTGGTAGCATCTCCAGAGTCTGTGCTGTCTCGaggggtggcagtggtgggggtggtgtCTCCAGGGACTGCTGCATCTCCAGTGGTGGTGGTTATGGAGGTGGCATCTCCAGGGACAGCAGTGGTGGTGTCTCCAGGGATTGCAGCATCTTCAGTggcaatggtggtggtggtgtctccaGGGACTGCAGCATCTTCAGTGGCAATGGTGGTGTCTTCAGGGACTGCAGGGTCTCTGGAGgcggcggtggtggtggtggtgtctccaGGGATTTCAGCGTCTCCAGGggtggcggtggtggtggtgtctccaGGGACTGCAGCATCTCCAGGGGCAGCggtgatggtgatggtgatggTGTCTCCAGGGGCAGTGTTGGTGGTGATGATGGAGTCTCCTGAGACTGCCGCATCTTCAGAAGTGGCAGTGATGGTAGTGGCATCTCTAAGGACTGCCGCATCTCCAGGGGTGACGGTGGTGGTGTCTCCAGGGACTGCAGCGTCTCCAGGGGCAGCggtgatggtgatggtgatgaTGTCTCCAGCGGCAGCGGTGATGGTGTCTCCAGGAGCAGTGTTGGTGGTAATGATGGAGTCTCCTGAGACTGCCGCATCTTCAGAAGTGGCAGTGATGATGGTGGCATCTCTAAGGACTGCCACATCTCCAGGGGTggctgtggtggtggtgtctcCAGAGACTGTGGTATTTCCAGGGGCAGTGGTGGTGTCTCCAAAGACTGCAGCGTCTCCAGGGGAAgcggtgatggtggtggtgatggtgtctCCAGGGGCAGTGTTGGTGGTGATGATGGGGTCTCCAGAGACTGCCGCATCTTCAGCAGTGGCAGTGACGGTGATGGCGTCTCCAGGGGCAGCTGCATCTCCAGGGATGGTGGTGGTGTCTCCAGGGACTGCCACATCTCCAGGGGTGACGGTGGTGGTGTCTCCAGGGACTGCAGTGTCTCCCGGGGCAGCggtgatggtgatggtgatgaTGTCTCCAGGGGCAGCAGTGATGGTGTCTCCAGGGGCAGTGTTGGTGGTGATGATGGGGTCTCCAGAGACTGCCGCATCTTCAGCAGTGGCAGTGATGGTGATGGCGTCTCCAGGGGCAGTTGCATCtccaggggtggtggtggtgtctccaGTGACTGCCACATCTCCaggggtgatggtggtggtgtctcCAGGGACTGCAGCATCTCCAGGGGCAGCGGCGATGGTGAAGGTGATGATGTCTCCAGGGGCAGCGGTGATGGTGTCTCCAGGGGCAGTGTTGGTGGTGATGATGGAGTCTCCAGAGACTGCCACATCTTCAGAAGTGgcggtgatggtggtggtgtctcTAGGGACTGCCACATCTCCAGGGGTGGCTGTGGTAGTGGTGTCTCCAGAGGCTGTGGTATTTCCAGGGGCAGTGGTGGTGTCTCCAAAGACTGCAGCGTCTCCAGGGGAAGCGGTGATGGTGTCTCCAGGGGCAGTGTTGGTGGTGATGTTGGGGTCTCCAGAGACTGCCGCATCTTCAGCAGTGGCGGTGATGGTGATGGCGTCTCCAGGGGCAGTTGCATCTCCAGGGGTGGCGGTGGTGTCTCCAGTGACTGCCACATCTCCAGGGGTGACGGTGGTGGTGTCTCCAAGGACTGCAGTGTCTCCCGGGGTGGCGGTGGTGTCTCCAGGGCCTGCCGCATCTCCAGGGGCAGCGGTGATGGTGATGGTGACGGTGTCTCCAGGGGCAGTGTTGGTGATGATGATGGAGTCTCCAGAGACTGCCACATCTTCAGAAGTGgcggtgatggtggtggtgtctcTAGGGACTGCCACATCTCTAGGGGTGGCTGTTGTGGTGGTGTCTCCAAGTACTCCAGCATCTCCAGGGGCAGCAGTGGTGGTGTCCCCAGGGCGTATGGTGTCTCCAggggcggtggtggtggtggtgtctccaGAGACTGTGGTATCTCCAGGGGAAGCAGTAGTGGCAGTGGTATCTCCAGGGTGTGTGGTGTCTCCACAGGTGGTGGTTGTGGTTTCTCCAGGGACTTTAAAGTCTTCAGGGACTTCAGCATCTCCAGGGGTGGCAGTGGTGGTATCTCCAGAGACTGTAGCATCTCCAGGGGCAGTGCTGGTGGCAGTGATGGGGTCTCTAGGGACGGTAGCATCTCCAGGGTTCATGGTGTTGATCGTGACATCTCCAGGGACTATGCTGTCTTCAGGGGTGATGGTGTCTCTAGGGGCAGTGGCATCTCCAGGGGCTGTGGTGTCTCCGAGGACGGCAGTGGTGATGTTGTCTCCAGGGGCAGTAGGGGTAGCTCCTGCGTCTCCAGCTTCAGTTGCGGTGGTGCTGGCGTTGCCAGGGGCAGCAGCACTGGCGTCTCCAGAGGCGGTGGTGTCCTCGGGGGTGGCAATGGAGGTGTTGGCGTCTCCAGGGGCAGAGGCAGTGACGTCAGCGTCTCCAGGGGTACGGGTGTAGGTGCAAGTGTCTCCAGGGGCAGTGGTGTTTCCTGGAGCATCGGAAATGTCTCCAGGGGCATTGGTGGCATCTCTGGGGGCATTAGCGGCATCTCCAGGGCAGGCAACGATGGTGTCGGCGTCTCCTCCAGGAACGGTGATGTTGTCTCCAAGGGTGGCGGAAGCAACAGTGTCTCTCGAGATACTGGTGACAGCCATGGTGTCTCCGGTGCCGGTGGCATCTCCGGGGGCTGTGGTGGTCTCTCTGGAAACAGTGAGGCTCCCTTGAGTGCCCTCAGCTGCTGAGGCAGTGCCCCGGCCTGGGGTCTCTGTGCCCCCAAAGGGAGTGGTCCGACCCTGGGTCGCGCTGGCCTCAGGGCCAATGGCCACAGCAGAGGTGGTGGTCTTCCTGGGAATGCTGCTGTCCCTAGGGGTGCCAGGCTGCCCCAGAGGActgggctggctgggagcagtTGGCTTGGCCAGGGTATTGCTGCTCCAAAAGAGGTCAGCCATACAAGGGGTTGCTGTCTGGATAAGGATGCTGGTCTCACTGGGGACAGTGGTCTCACTAGAGATAACCGTCTCTCCAGGCGTAGGGGTGGCCTCAGAGGGAGAGGTGACAGtgtctccaggagctgcagcatcGGTGAGGTCTCCAGTGATGGTGTCCCTCAGAGCGGCGGTGACATCTCCAGGGGCAGTGTCTCTGGGGCCGGGGCTGGTGTCTCCGGGGACAGTGACATTATCACCTCCAGGAGCAATGGCTGTGTCACCAGGGGCAAGAGTGGCATCTCTGGGGGCAACAGTGGCATCTCCGGGGGTGATGGTGGAATCTTCAGGAGCAACGGTGGCATCTCCAGAGGCGATGGCTATGTCTCCGGGGGCGATGGCTGTGTCTCCAGGGGCGATGGCTGTGTCTCCGGGGATGACAGCGGCGTCTCCAGGGGTGACGGTGGCATCTCCAAGGGCAATGGTTGTGTCTCCGGGG
The window above is part of the Natator depressus isolate rNatDep1 chromosome 14, rNatDep2.hap1, whole genome shotgun sequence genome. Proteins encoded here:
- the MUC22 gene encoding mucin-22; this encodes MSSSPIAAEQGLTHRTMDTAGRLGRYVHAGRDSLPHGVNGAVSFGDGARADGTTDLGDPTAKPRETTSHGDPTAPGDGTIIPGDADAAMLQPEDNDASSATVDTATITVTPGDDDSASTDGLISSIPGDDDSASGDGHISPVLGDGDATVAPGDDDSSSTNGSISPIPGDDGAAPTNGVTAVDPGDTTIALGDATVTPGDAAVIPGDTAIAPGDTAIAPGDIAIASGDATVAPEDSTITPGDATVAPRDATLAPGDTAIAPGGDNVTVPGDTSPGPRDTAPGDVTAALRDTITGDLTDAAAPGDTVTSPSEATPTPGETVISSETTVPSETSILIQTATPCMADLFWSSNTLAKPTAPSQPSPLGQPGTPRDSSIPRKTTTSAVAIGPEASATQGRTTPFGGTETPGRGTASAAEGTQGSLTVSRETTTAPGDATGTGDTMAVTSISRDTVASATLGDNITVPGGDADTIVACPGDAANAPRDATNAPGDISDAPGNTTAPGDTCTYTRTPGDADVTASAPGDANTSIATPEDTTASGDASAAAPGNASTTATEAGDAGATPTAPGDNITTAVLGDTTAPGDATAPRDTITPEDSIVPGDVTINTMNPGDATVPRDPITATSTAPGDATVSGDTTTATPGDAEVPEDFKVPGETTTTTCGDTTHPGDTTATTASPGDTTVSGDTTTTTAPGDTIRPGDTTTAAPGDAGVLGDTTTTATPRDVAVPRDTTTITATSEDVAVSGDSIIITNTAPGDTVTITITAAPGDAAGPGDTTATPGDTAVLGDTTTVTPGDVAVTGDTTATPGDATAPGDAITITATAEDAAVSGDPNITTNTAPGDTITASPGDAAVFGDTTTAPGNTTASGDTTTTATPGDVAVPRDTTTITATSEDVAVSGDSIITTNTAPGDTITAAPGDIITFTIAAAPGDAAVPGDTTTITPGDVAVTGDTTTTPGDATAPGDAITITATAEDAAVSGDPIITTNTAPGDTITAAPGDIITITITAAPGDTAVPGDTTTVTPGDVAVPGDTTTIPGDAAAPGDAITVTATAEDAAVSGDPIITTNTAPGDTITTTITASPGDAAVFGDTTTAPGNTTVSGDTTTTATPGDVAVLRDATIITATSEDAAVSGDSIITTNTAPGDTITAAAGDIITITITAAPGDAAVPGDTTTVTPGDAAVLRDATTITATSEDAAVSGDSIITTNTAPGDTITITITAAPGDAAVPGDTTTTATPGDAEIPGDTTTTTAASRDPAVPEDTTIATEDAAVPGDTTTTIATEDAAIPGDTTTAVPGDATSITTTTGDAAVPGDTTPTTATPRDSTDSGDATTTADSGDSAVPRVITTPTDPGNTTTTTISGDTDASGYDNDSADRLEDTTITTAPEDTTVPGVIGTTAAHGDTPTVLGDTTTTMPGDATVPGDTTSAAPVDSTVPEDISTTAAHGHTPTVPGDTTTNGPGGATAPGDATATTDDAGDATVPGDVPVPGDVPATTDGTRDATDTPGDPAAAAALGADGDDARGDDTAATTPGDDHVGPGDTSAPAESTTPTPRTPWPYRSMGLISLLCLFVTVGLLTGIVAVVCYVKIITISSATLTESVASSFP